In Myxococcus stipitatus, the following are encoded in one genomic region:
- a CDS encoding MoaD/ThiS family protein translates to MATIRIPSTMRPLTRNQAEVMASGTTVREVLKDLDARYPGIGVKLLDEHGAVRRYVNVFLNDEDIRGLEALDTPVKDVDRLTLIPAMAGG, encoded by the coding sequence ATGGCGACGATTCGGATCCCCTCGACGATGCGCCCGTTGACGCGGAACCAGGCGGAGGTGATGGCCTCTGGAACCACGGTTCGCGAGGTGCTGAAGGACCTGGACGCGCGCTACCCGGGCATCGGCGTGAAGCTCCTGGACGAGCACGGCGCCGTCCGGCGCTACGTCAACGTCTTCCTCAACGACGAGGACATCCGCGGCCTGGAGGCCCTGGACACCCCGGTGAAGGACGTGGACCGCCTCACCCTCATTCCCGCGATGGCGGGAGGTTGA
- a CDS encoding sulfurtransferase TusA family protein has protein sequence MSEPVATLDITREVCPMTYVRTKLRLEAMAPGALLEIILRGSEPLKNVPRSAREEGHEVVSLEAREDGTHRLVLRKQGG, from the coding sequence ATGAGTGAGCCCGTGGCGACGCTGGATATCACCCGAGAGGTCTGTCCCATGACCTACGTGCGCACGAAGCTTCGGCTGGAGGCGATGGCTCCGGGGGCCTTGTTGGAGATCATCCTCCGAGGCTCCGAGCCCCTGAAGAACGTGCCTCGCAGCGCGCGGGAGGAGGGGCATGAGGTCGTCTCCCTCGAGGCGCGCGAGGATGGCACGCACCGCCTGGTGCTCCGCAAGCAGGGCGGGTGA
- a CDS encoding HesA/MoeB/ThiF family protein produces the protein MHGPEEHHHPRIPQASRIERSRVLIVGAGGLGCPASLALAQAGVGHLTLADPDQVDVTNLPRQLWHRPGDVGRNKAESAVAGLARAFPALSAEALPERVDANNVEGLFRAHDAVIDATDGVLTKFFLSDVAVLTGVPLVYGGVLRMQGQAMRVEPGGPCLRCLYETPPSPDAVPTCAQAGVLGSLAGLVGAVQALMVLELLAGASRRVPGEALLQVLDGLTLLGRRTRVVRAPECPGCAVSDVPAFPGEEGACAR, from the coding sequence ATGCACGGTCCAGAAGAGCATCACCATCCTCGAATTCCCCAGGCTTCCCGTATCGAGCGCTCACGGGTGCTCATCGTGGGCGCCGGTGGGCTCGGCTGTCCCGCGTCCCTGGCGCTGGCCCAGGCGGGTGTCGGGCACTTGACGCTGGCGGATCCGGACCAGGTCGACGTGACGAACCTGCCCCGGCAGCTGTGGCACCGGCCTGGGGACGTGGGCCGGAACAAGGCGGAGTCCGCGGTGGCGGGGCTCGCGCGCGCGTTTCCGGCCTTGTCCGCGGAGGCGCTGCCCGAGCGGGTGGACGCGAACAACGTGGAGGGGCTCTTCCGCGCGCACGACGCCGTCATCGACGCGACGGATGGGGTGCTGACCAAGTTCTTCCTCTCGGACGTGGCGGTGCTGACGGGGGTGCCGCTGGTCTACGGCGGGGTGCTGCGGATGCAGGGGCAGGCGATGCGGGTGGAGCCGGGCGGCCCGTGTCTTCGGTGCCTCTATGAAACGCCGCCCTCGCCGGATGCGGTGCCCACGTGTGCGCAGGCCGGAGTGCTGGGCTCGCTCGCGGGGCTGGTCGGCGCGGTGCAGGCGCTGATGGTGCTGGAGCTGTTGGCGGGGGCCTCGCGGCGGGTTCCCGGCGAGGCCCTGTTGCAGGTGCTGGATGGACTCACGCTGCTGGGACGGCGGACCCGTGTCGTGCGTGCCCCCGAGTGCCCCGGCTGCGCCGTCAGCGATGTGCCCGCGTTTCCGGGCGAGGAGGGCGCATGCGCGCGATGA
- a CDS encoding sensor histidine kinase, with amino-acid sequence MDSNLALGEETPANDLRARVREVLSRRKLTDSVSTEQATASWEQDRFVARARALFYARMMFLTLGLLILAVPTWSGYFGLTGAFSFLGYFTMLLYSVANLLVIDHPKAGRWVTYTTLCLDLVILVVLIAKPQVGGGLQSPLLATQLLFTTLFSILYPKPLAILPPLLALPITTRLDLLLNRSVTAVELLTLLWYLALNFIIVYVLVYLNEREAAAHREVVALQGDLKELAVVEERNRLAREIHDGLGASLSSMIIQAEYILNLAREEGLRSEIRELKVTAEESIEELRRNLRMMREDFELAQGLEDYAKTFQERTGMTIQFERTGLQRKLSPDAQLALFRILQECLSNAVKHAEAKLVQVKLDYTGDHVHLIVRDNGKGFDPQRTPRGHYGLLNMRERAMKLNGQLIVDSSPGTGAQVAFSLPCPPP; translated from the coding sequence ATGGATTCCAATCTCGCCCTGGGCGAGGAGACCCCGGCCAATGACCTCCGCGCCCGCGTGCGAGAGGTGCTCTCGCGCCGCAAGCTGACGGACAGCGTCTCCACCGAGCAGGCCACCGCGTCGTGGGAGCAGGACCGGTTCGTCGCCCGGGCCCGCGCCCTCTTCTACGCGCGAATGATGTTCCTCACGCTGGGCCTGCTCATCCTCGCGGTCCCCACGTGGAGCGGCTACTTCGGGCTCACCGGCGCCTTCTCCTTCCTGGGCTACTTCACGATGCTGCTCTACAGCGTCGCGAACCTGCTCGTCATCGACCACCCCAAGGCCGGCCGCTGGGTGACGTACACGACGCTCTGCCTGGACCTCGTCATCCTCGTGGTCCTCATCGCCAAGCCCCAGGTCGGCGGCGGTCTCCAGAGCCCCCTGCTGGCCACGCAGCTGCTGTTCACCACCCTCTTCTCCATCCTCTACCCGAAGCCGCTCGCCATCCTCCCTCCGCTGCTGGCGCTGCCCATCACCACGCGGTTGGACCTGCTGCTCAACCGCTCCGTGACGGCCGTGGAGCTGCTCACGCTGCTCTGGTACCTGGCGCTCAACTTCATCATCGTCTACGTGCTCGTGTACCTGAACGAGCGCGAGGCCGCCGCGCACCGCGAGGTCGTCGCCCTCCAGGGAGACCTCAAGGAGCTGGCCGTCGTCGAGGAGCGCAACCGGCTGGCCCGCGAGATTCACGACGGCCTGGGCGCCTCGCTCTCGTCGATGATCATCCAGGCGGAGTACATCCTGAACCTCGCGCGCGAGGAGGGCCTGCGCTCGGAGATTCGCGAGCTGAAGGTCACCGCCGAGGAGTCCATCGAGGAGCTGCGCCGCAACCTGCGCATGATGCGCGAGGACTTCGAGCTGGCGCAGGGCCTGGAGGACTACGCGAAGACCTTCCAGGAGCGCACGGGGATGACCATCCAGTTCGAGCGCACCGGCCTGCAGCGCAAGCTGTCTCCCGACGCGCAGCTCGCCCTGTTCCGCATCCTCCAGGAGTGTCTCTCCAACGCCGTGAAGCACGCCGAAGCGAAACTCGTGCAGGTGAAGCTCGACTACACGGGCGACCACGTGCATCTCATCGTGCGCGACAACGGCAAGGGCTTCGACCCGCAGCGCACGCCTCGCGGCCACTACGGCCTGCTCAACATGCGTGAGCGCGCCATGAAGCTCAACGGCCAGCTCATCGTCGACTCGTCACCCGGCACTGGTGCCCAGGTGGCCTTCTCCCTCCCCTGCCCTCCCCCTTGA
- a CDS encoding glycoside hydrolase 5 family protein, with product MTSLCRLRHLALIASFLLWGCGDGDPVMLEAVAADCASAVPQRLGRLPSSGMVLNAYFLQEEAARDVRRGFRQSPVVEEVLAKAAALGVVALRTNGHNDAPEKRGDSAIQVAPLQYDEVAWRGLDRVLTRARAHGVRLVLTLGNYWDAYGGARQYVEWAGLIAPVQGDPRFFTDPTVIALYKEHVARTLERVNTEDGIRYGDHPAVLAWELLNEPRGRGLDAEGARMRAWVDVIAREVKSRAPGHLVGTGEEGFEPSPEGYDAAYWSRTRSSMLRTPGSSFTRNTASPYIDFASVHFYPESWGLEDADTAEAGARWIREHAAIASGLGKPLLVGELGLMNEGALDLSQRRALYRGWLECMRVSGVGAGALWMFANDARPDAWDAHTFYFRDGTRPEDPINRYADLVVEAAGQSGL from the coding sequence GTGGCGATGGTGACCCGGTGATGCTGGAGGCCGTGGCCGCTGACTGCGCGAGCGCCGTGCCTCAACGTCTGGGACGTCTTCCCTCGAGTGGGATGGTGCTCAACGCGTACTTCCTCCAGGAAGAGGCCGCGCGAGATGTACGGCGGGGGTTTCGGCAGTCCCCCGTGGTGGAGGAGGTGCTGGCGAAGGCGGCCGCGTTGGGGGTCGTGGCGTTGCGCACCAATGGGCATAACGATGCTCCCGAGAAGCGAGGAGACAGTGCCATCCAGGTGGCGCCGCTCCAGTACGACGAGGTCGCCTGGAGAGGGTTGGATCGGGTGCTCACGCGAGCACGGGCCCACGGCGTTCGACTGGTGTTGACCTTGGGCAACTACTGGGATGCCTATGGTGGCGCCCGTCAGTACGTGGAGTGGGCGGGCCTGATTGCACCCGTGCAAGGAGATCCTCGCTTCTTCACCGACCCCACGGTCATCGCGCTTTACAAAGAGCACGTCGCGAGGACGTTGGAGCGGGTGAACACGGAGGATGGCATCCGCTACGGAGACCATCCGGCTGTATTGGCGTGGGAGCTGCTCAATGAGCCTCGCGGCAGAGGGCTGGACGCGGAAGGTGCACGCATGCGCGCGTGGGTCGATGTCATCGCCCGCGAGGTGAAGTCGCGTGCTCCAGGGCATCTGGTGGGCACGGGGGAAGAGGGCTTCGAGCCGTCGCCGGAAGGGTACGACGCGGCCTATTGGTCCCGTACGAGGAGCTCGATGTTGCGCACGCCGGGCTCCAGCTTCACTCGCAACACCGCGTCGCCGTACATCGACTTCGCGTCGGTGCACTTCTATCCGGAATCATGGGGCCTGGAGGACGCGGACACGGCCGAGGCCGGGGCCCGATGGATTCGCGAGCACGCGGCCATCGCGAGCGGGCTGGGCAAGCCGCTGCTGGTGGGGGAGCTGGGCTTGATGAACGAAGGGGCGTTGGACCTCTCGCAGCGGCGCGCGCTGTATCGCGGGTGGCTGGAGTGCATGCGTGTGTCGGGTGTGGGGGCGGGCGCGCTGTGGATGTTCGCCAATGACGCGCGCCCCGACGCGTGGGATGCCCACACGTTCTACTTCCGGGACGGAACGCGGCCCGAGGACCCCATCAATCGCTACGCCGACCTCGTCGTGGAGGCGGCGGGCCAGTCGGGCCTCTGA
- a CDS encoding response regulator transcription factor, with protein sequence MDAPLPPTSPAQSPIRVFVVEDQTKILKNQLRLFEGHPDIEIVGTALSGEAALEEVPRVMPDVLLLDLGLPRMSGIDVTREVKAVYPKIEILIFTIFDEEDKVLEAVKAGASGYMLKGSPVDKIIEAIKEVRAGGTVIQPNLARRLLRHFRVDPDTTPAPAADSAPASTPPPEAASAPSESPSTEEPLLKPLSDREREILQLIAKGVSNSEAARLLNLSKATIRTHLEHIYRKLEVTNRVEAVTEGIRKGLISV encoded by the coding sequence GTGGACGCCCCGCTGCCCCCCACCTCTCCCGCTCAGTCCCCCATCCGCGTCTTCGTGGTGGAGGACCAGACGAAGATCCTCAAGAACCAGCTGCGCCTCTTCGAAGGCCACCCCGACATCGAAATCGTCGGCACCGCGCTCTCCGGTGAGGCCGCGCTCGAGGAAGTCCCCCGCGTCATGCCCGATGTCCTCCTGCTGGACTTGGGCCTGCCACGCATGAGCGGCATCGACGTGACCCGCGAGGTCAAGGCCGTCTATCCGAAGATTGAAATCCTCATCTTCACCATCTTCGACGAGGAGGACAAAGTCCTCGAGGCCGTGAAGGCGGGGGCATCCGGGTACATGCTCAAGGGCTCTCCGGTCGACAAGATCATCGAGGCCATCAAGGAGGTCCGCGCGGGTGGCACCGTCATCCAGCCCAACCTCGCGCGAAGACTGCTCCGCCACTTCCGCGTGGATCCAGACACCACGCCCGCCCCCGCCGCTGACAGCGCCCCCGCGAGCACGCCCCCACCCGAGGCCGCCTCGGCGCCCTCCGAGAGCCCCTCCACCGAGGAGCCCTTGCTCAAGCCGCTCTCGGACCGCGAGCGCGAAATCCTCCAGCTCATCGCCAAGGGCGTCTCCAACAGCGAGGCCGCGCGCCTGCTCAATCTGAGCAAGGCCACCATCCGAACCCACCTCGAACACATCTACCGGAAGCTCGAGGTGACCAACCGCGTCGAAGCCGTCACCGAGGGCATCCGCAAGGGCCTCATCTCGGTGTGA
- a CDS encoding ThiF family adenylyltransferase, which produces MALREDQILRYSRQILLREVGGRGQEALLAGGARVDATGASGLTAAAYLVGGGTPVAGVGSLTMGPWSPGFLVSAADVGQPVASALAREVPALNPDAANPQASGGMLAELPSAWSGDAPWVALCGDGARAGVVFRGPEGCVWCFGETVRHLGSPPDGALGGALGALGAVVFQRLRLGLGPALGGRWLVPPGNLEEMELRLCSRCTARQGPASP; this is translated from the coding sequence ATGGCCCTGCGTGAAGATCAGATTCTTCGCTACTCCCGGCAGATCCTCCTGCGCGAGGTGGGGGGGCGTGGCCAGGAGGCGCTCCTGGCCGGTGGCGCGCGGGTGGATGCCACGGGGGCCTCGGGGCTGACCGCGGCCGCGTATCTCGTCGGGGGAGGGACGCCCGTGGCGGGAGTGGGCTCGCTGACGATGGGCCCCTGGTCCCCGGGCTTCCTGGTGTCCGCGGCCGACGTGGGGCAGCCCGTCGCCTCGGCGCTGGCGCGCGAGGTGCCCGCGCTGAACCCGGACGCGGCCAACCCACAGGCGAGCGGAGGAATGCTCGCGGAGCTGCCCTCGGCCTGGAGCGGCGATGCCCCCTGGGTCGCGCTCTGTGGGGACGGTGCTCGGGCGGGCGTGGTGTTCCGCGGCCCCGAGGGGTGTGTCTGGTGCTTCGGGGAGACGGTGCGGCATCTCGGCTCTCCTCCAGACGGCGCGCTGGGCGGGGCGCTGGGCGCGCTGGGCGCCGTGGTGTTCCAGCGGCTCCGTCTGGGACTGGGTCCCGCGTTGGGGGGCCGGTGGCTGGTCCCCCCCGGAAACCTGGAGGAGATGGAGCTGCGGCTCTGTTCTCGGTGCACCGCTCGTCAGGGTCCCGCCTCGCCGTGA